TGCTTTAAAATTGACTCATAATTCAGaatcagcataaataggaacagGCAAGAAAGGGAATGGAGCAATAGAAGCATATGCGACCGGTGCACGTGACTGGATGCCAATAGATGAACCCTTCCGTTGCATTACAATGTGTTGATCATCTTCACCATGTTGCGCTTGGGTTTCACTGGTAAATAAACCTGGTGTGGTTGCCGTAAGCGTTTGCTGATTTTCAGTGACACGGTGGAACAGCATTCCAGACATAAAAATGGGAAGATACAAAAGGCTCCCATGAAACATCCTCCTTGCATTTTTTGCAGTGCGGTCTCGAACAAACATAACGGCACCAGCAGTCATAAACAGAGTAAGCAGAGTCGATTCAAGACAAAACCAGCCACTAGTAACTCCCGCTGCACAAGTTTTTGTCCATCACAAAGCTTAGTCGGAAACAATTATCTACATAACttgtttataatgattatatCATGCACCCAGAAATAGTTGAGAAATAAGTACTAAAGCATAAGATTGATTAAAGAATTCCCAAGGAGAAATGTCAGCAAATTGTGGGCCACATGTACCAAAACATCAAAAATAAGCCGCACTTAACAACCCAAAATTGGAAGTGGTTCAACCTCCAAAAGAATAATAGTTTTGCATTACTAAGTAGAAGCAAGATCAGTAATACCGACATCGTGCAGCGGGTGACATGGTCATGTGGCAATGGTGTGGAGATGGTCTGTTGATGCGACTCAGGAGGTCAACGGCGGAAGCAGTGTTCAGGTCAACATGTGGCATTAGTTCAGATTGTGAAACGATGGTAaggatggtgattatgaacatggTTATTTGCCGTGGcagtatggtgatttttttggcAGTAGAAATAAGGTGTTGAGCTAATCAACTGACAAAAGACTCTTCCTACTCTGCTAGTGCATATAGATTAGAGATTCAAAACAAGTCTACTTAGGTGTCCTTTGCAGGGAAAATGAATAGAAAGACTATAacagcaaaaaaaacaaaaaaaaacttcgGAATATAACATGATTAACTGATGAATTTAAATGTGTTGTACAGTGGGCATTAGAACTCACAATCATAGGCTAAGTACCCCAATGGAAGAAGATACAGGCAATTCCTTAAAGATACCCAAGAAGTTTTCCATCCAGAAGGATCGGCAAGAGATATCATCTTAAACCTGAATAACACAAAAGCAAATACCAGAATATGATAAGGTAAAATAACTGAACTGTTGACTACATAAGACTCGGACTTTCACATATTTGATCTTTCAACCAACATGTGATGCAACATGCATGAGTAGCAGCATTGCACCCACTATAACCCCGGCAACTATATTCAGGAACCCAACCATTTGGAATACTCACATGTACAAGTTAGGTATATCTAAAGATCACATGTGAATATATTCCAACTGAATCATTTCGTTACTACTAATAGATGCACTACGGTATATAACTATTATATTGAAGTTTCAAGGAAAACAAGAATGAATACCCCCCAGTGGCGTAATCATTGCGGCACAAGTATGCGAGAGCCATAAAATGGGGTAACTGCCAAAAGTATAAGGCAGCTGGAAGAATCATCGCGTCAAGTGAGACGTGACCTGCAGCTGCTGTCCACCTGAAAAACAAACGAAAATGACGTGAGCAAGCAACAAGGCAGAAGATGAAAAATTTAAACCACTATGAGCAAAATGACATAAAGATTAGTAACGGGGTCAATTTATAGCCTACTATCATCCCAGATATGGATGTCCCTACATTATGCAACTTTTGTTAAACGCAACGAAGATCCCGGGTAAGATTGTGGACAGATCAGataaattaattttctttttagAATTACCCAGTATATAAGAGAAGGAACTCATAACTCCTATCAGGTCTAGCGACAGACCACAATTCATACAGCATATGAAATTTAAGTTTTATACAACTTGGTGAGAGAAGGTATTCTTAACCTAAGGAACCTATTTACAAAGAAAAATCCATTTCAACTTAGAGCAGGATTGTGTTCATGAAGGCTTGCTTAAACCCAGAAAGTAGTTACCCAAGGAGTGGAGGAATAgcaccaacaacagctccaacCCATGTATTCACTGGATGTATTTGCTTTAGGGGAGTATATACAAATGCATAAAGACCAAGAGTCGAGGCTGCGAGCCCTGCTGTCAGCATATTTGCCTGCAACAACCTTGCCATGGAAGAATTCATAACATATTTTACCTTCGGGTAAAGGGAAATTAACAAAGGGGTTAATCTAAAGTATATAAACAAACAACAAAATTAGTGTACCTTGCATGCCAATAAAGCTGTGCCTGTTACCCCGATAGTAGTTGCCCACATGGTGGCATGAGGCAGGCTAATTCGCCCAGAAGGTAGCGGCCTTCTTGCCGTTCTCTTCATTTTGGCATCATTTTTTATTTCAAATACCTATTTTTTACGATGACAAATTTAGCAAGATATTCCTTGAGTTTAATCACATAAACTTCAGAGCACAGTGCAAAAAGTTCAAGCTGAGACAAAATACAGCTGATAATTGTAAGAGAAGATTGCCTGAATGGCAATAATGTGAGAACTAGCTACTCAATTGAGGGGTGGAGATATGATAAACCTTACATAGTTCAAATACTAACCTGATTCAAGGAGTTTGCAGATGCTGCAACCATCATGGTAGCGGTACAGGTCAAGCAAAGTCCAGCTATATCAATTGCACCACCACTTCCCAGAACAAACCCTGCCCCAGAAGTTGCCACAACCAGCATGCTACAACGAAAATGCAAAAACCGTAATTAGTTCCtcaaatataacaacaagataactttcaTCAATGCATTTGTGCAAATATATCATTACAAACGAAACTTAAAAACACGTAATAATTCTGTAAGCCAGCAAATGACATGAACTCCACCAACCTTCAGAAAACTCTCCAATTATAGACTAAAAAATGAACCAAAACTCTCCAATCATAGACTCGAAATACACCAAAAAGTATGCTGTCCCAATTCGTACTTCAACTTATGTTTTCATCGAAACACATCCACTTACATCTTAAGGCTGATTGGTTATGGCTCTTTGACTCATACTCCTTCACTTTTGGTTCTAATCTTCACGAAACTAGAACGGTGTAAAACTTTTGTTTCTCATTTCCAATACGTGCAATATAAAAATGAGACTCATATCTTCCCAGTTAACggtaattgttttttgaggacaTTCTTTAGCCTGAACGGAATAATAAGAGAAGCTGCCGTGAAACCACTGATTGGGTTGCACTTGTTTATCACCAACCTAGTTTCTATATTTACCTTAGTTATTGTAATATAAGCTATCAACATGTATACAGGCCATtgaattaaaaccaaatttgactTCTTTTTTAACAGAAGAAATTCAAATGAAAATCTAGTAGGGAAATGGGGGAATGTATTGCTCCACTAACTCTATGAGTTTGATCGATTTACTACTCTAAAGTAAGATCCAAGTCCAAAATTCAGATGAAAATCTATACAGATCACAACCAGTATCAATCAAACAAATTACCTAATCTGGAATCTTAAAATGAACCCTAAATTCATCTCAAAAATCAAACATTTTTTTAATTCCCAACCTGAGCCGAGCTTTAGATAATTCCCAATAGCAACGCCCATAATGTCTAACCACCTCAGCAACATCTCCAGCTTTTATCAAGGTTGCAGTAGTAGCTGTAGCAGCTACAGAAGGTCCAACAacatctgctgctgttgctgatgaCGAAGATAAAAGCCTTAAAGCTCTAGTTGCATCAGATTTATGGAGCCCTGATTTCAATGAATTAGAAGAATAGACCGGAAATTCTCCACTAGATGAGTGAAGTTGAGTCTGCGAAACCCCTGCTCGAACTCCGTAACCGTTGAAAATCACTGCAGAACGAAGAAGAGAATCTGGGTATTGaaaattatgattatgattacgGTTTGATAGATAGAGAAGTTTTGATGATAGGGAATTCCTTCTCCACATGGTTACTCTCTCTGAACCCTGAACCTAAAACATGAGAAGATTAATCAGAATCAGAAAAACCATTTTCTACCAGGTAAATGATCGGTCCGGTGTGTATACAGGCCTACAGAGGGAGAGGGGGCATATACAACAGCTCAATCTAAATGACCATTTTTACCCTTAACTCGGGAAACTCTATCCATACCTGAGAACTCGGTTAAATCGGTCTGGGTCGAAGCCTAGTCATCATTTATACATCCGTTTATCTACACATTCTAGACAGTTTATCTCTTACTCCACTCCCACTGCTCCGGAACTCCGAACTAGAAATGGATAAAAGCTTAGAATTTGGTGCTTTCACGCAGAAATTCCTCATACGTCCTTCACCGACTCCATCTCCGCAGACCCTTCCTTTAAATGGTTTAACTTTCGCTGTCAAAGAAATGTACTTTCAATTGACACTTCTTATTCAGAATTTCTCATTCAATTGCTATAACAGTCATgggttttgtttcattttttctgaaattcatttttgtttttgtttaacaTAGATTTGATGTGGAAGGATATGTTACTGGGTTTGGTAATCCGGACTGGATAAGAACTCATTCAGTTGCAACATCAACAGCTCCGGCGGTTTTGAGTCTCTTGTCAGGTGGTGCTACATGTGTTGGTACAACTGTCATGGATGAGATGGCTTACAGGTCCAAAAATGAACTCAACTTGTTTGATATTATGTCTATGGATTGTGGAATCGTGATAATTTAATTCATGAAATTGAGGATGAGTCTGGGGAATTTACTTATGAACTAGGATTAGGCCCCAGAAGAAAGTCTGATCGCCTGGGGTCATATATGGCTGTGCTAGATGTAATCCTCCGGCCATGCAGTATAGCTTCTTGGCTACACCTGTGAAACCTTATAAGTCTTTTGGGTAGATTATAAACTATTAGACGCAGTTTATACAGATGTTTATCACTTACTCTAGGAGATTTAGTAACTTCAATAATACGATTACTTTGAGTGTCTTTCTTTTGAACAAATTTTATCAACTTTTGCAGTATAAATGGAGAAAACGTACATTATGGAACACCCATTAACCCATGTGCTCGAGATCGGGTACCTGGAGGATCTTCCAGTGGTTCTGCCGTGGCTGTTGCTGCTGAGCTAGTGGATTTTTCATTAGGTAACCTATTCTTATCAATGTAAAGAACATTATATACATTTTGTACATGGTAATACAGTATGACATTGTAATATCCCACATTGCCTAGAGTAGATGTTTAATTCAGTTGTTTAAGTGCAGCTGAATGTAGTTTTAAATTCTTGGTGTCTTTGATTGGTTTCAACTATTCCGTTCAAGTTATATGTAATGAGAAATGAATGGGTGATCTTTACCTGTGGCTTTTTGTTGTTAACCACTccaattttaattttttaatctgTTGCACCGCAAAATTTGAAGACCTTTTTCTTATATATTTCTTGAATTAGGTACTGATACAGGAGGTAGTGTAAGAGTACCTGCATCATATTGTGGAATTTTGGGGTTTCGACCTTCACATGGAGTTGTTTCCAAAGATGGTGTTATTCCAATGGCACAAAGCTTTGATACCGTCGGTAAGTAATTAAAATTGGTCATCAAACTCTTTAAACATTACATTTATAGTTTACCTGGTGAATTTTCTTTTTCAGGATGGTTTGCTAGGGATCCTAAAATATTAAACCGTGTGGGACGGGTAATACTGCAGTTACCTGATGTTGCACCTGTTCGACCTAGTCATTTTGTTATTCCTGATGACTGTTTTCAGCTTCTGAATATCCCAAGTAATCGACTTACTGAAACCGTAATTGGATCCGTTAAGAAGTTATTTGGGTGTAAGTCATTCGTTTTATATGTACTACGGCTTTCCACTAGGAGTTATCACATCTTGCTTATATTTGATGAAGTTCCTAATAATGCCATTTTGTAACTTCTACCTGGCAGCCCATGTTTTGCAGCATAAAAATCTAGGTGAATATGTTGAAGAGAGAGTTCCAAGTTTGGAACAATTTATGGATAAAAGTAACAAACACCAAGGATATATACCATCTTTGATAGCACTTTCAGCTGCCATGAGGTCTCTTCAGAGGTAGGGACATATGTTTGGCGTACAAATATAGTCGCATATATCCTAAATATTGAGTCcctttaaaattttaatttcgaACCTTAGGTTTGAGTTCAAAAATAACCACAAAGACTGGGTAACCAATGTCAAGCCTCACTTAGGCCCTGGAATATCAGAACGTGTTTGGGAGGCCATGCGGTCAACAGATGACAACATCGAACCCTGTCACTTGGTGAAATCTGAAATTCATGGAGCTCTTACTGCACTTCTTGAGGTAACCCGTTAAACACAAAGACCCGCCTCATTCTTTTGTTGTTATAGTGTTCATACCATCGCACCCCTCAAATTTCAAGTCATTAGTTGTCTTTGCTATAGCGTTGGGATACCAAATCACCCATTTTGTTCTTAATCTTCGGATACAGTTGTTCTGCACGACTAATTGTCTCCTAGACTCCTAGTATCATGTTTTCTCCAATCTTCTTAATGCCTCTCCTAACATTCTTCGTTAGGATTCTGGGGTCCTTGTGATCCCTACAGTTCCTGGACCTCCTCCTAAACTACTAACTGAAGGGGGTACACTGGAAACTTTTCGGGTTAGAGCTTTTAGCTTGCTGTCTATTGCTGGAGTGTCTGGGTTTTGCCAGGTAATTTGTCTCGCATCATCATCATAAAAATGATCATATTTCATATTCAGATCGTTAGCCATTTCCTATATGTTACTGTTTTCTGGTGGGATTATTACTAATTTGGTTATATATTACAGGTGAGCCTACCACTTGGAAGATATGACAACCTTCCAGTGTCTATTTCTTTGATCGCAAAACATGGAGCAGATGGGTTTCTTCTGAATTTAGTTGAAACCCTTTATGGTACTCTCAAGGAACAAGTTGAAATTGCTGAGAAATCTGGTTAGCAGGGTCAAAACCCTGTATAACATGTACTATTAACTGcaagtcatataataagatagacgGCCTTTCTCATCATGTTGTATATTACTGAAACAACTAGTAGTATTAATTGGAAATAAAACGGTGAAGACACAATATTTGTTTCCTCTTTTAGTTCCAGCAAATTATACCTAGCTACCCATCCTGTTCTTAACTGCTTATAGTCTGTACTATGAAGTAAAATAGTTGATCTAAATATACATTCGATATAATTTTCTGCAGtatgtttatataattttttatacCGGTTATTACTCGGCCTAGGCTTGGCCAGCTAAATTTTATTTCCTGTCTATATCTTGTCAAAAGACAAACTTATTCCAATGCGTAGGAATGACTATTACTGGGTCTGAATTGCAAGCTCTCCAAGTTGTTCGACGTCTTTTCCCAACTTTTCCACGATTACCGCCATATATCCTTAAAACAAGGCAACAAGGCCTGCTATATCCACTCCATCTCAGCATGCTTCCCCATATGGAGTTCCAAATCACATTAGATGCAACTTCGCCACTATCTGTGCTGCCGACTCGATTCTCATCACGCTACTGATATCACGACCACCGCTTCACGTGACAGAAAAATTGCACTAGTTTTGATGAAGTACAATGTGAATCAAGAAGTGCCAAATATTTGGAGGTGCAACACTATAGAGAtcaaattaaaaataattttatccgAATTTTTTGGTCGGAAACTAGTATAGTCGGTTTATGAATTGGTCGGATATCATATAACCCATACGCACGGACTTGTCCGGTTAGGGTTTTTTTATTAGATTAACCTACTGCTAAAACATTCCTGGTGGCTTTATCCTATTAATCCTAGGATCGTAGGAGTTGGTTAAATATCAGCGGTCAAAGATCTGTATTCCGTGACGCGTGTAATCATTTAAGGTTCCCAACCCTACACTTAGGAGTAGGTAGCTCAATTCTCGGTAAAATATTGAAAGGAGAAAAGTGAGAACCACTACTGCacagagaaaagaaagaaagagtcgGCTCTAGAGAAGGAGATTACAACAATGGCTTCTGCGATGTTGAAGAGATCAATGGTAGTGAATGGAATCAGGGTTTTAGGTACAAGGGCATTCGCATCATCATCAGTAACTGTAGGAACTGATCTGGTTTCGACAATCTCTGATGTTTCTCTACAAAAAGCTCGAACATGGGATGAAGGTGTTTCATCTAAGTTCTGTACAACTCCTATCAAAGACATCTTCAAGGTTTGTATTTCTGGTCTCTCTAAACTCCATCCCTATTTGGGTTtcgtttttttcttctgaatcggTTTTGACTCGGGTCttaatttatttcatttttgCAGGACAAGAAAGTTGTCATTTTTGGGCTTCCTGTAAGTTCAATTATATGCCCCAATTTATTGGAAATCGCTGTTGTTTGATGATCTATAAAAGGGGTTTTGTTAAatctttgtatttgtttttgtAGGGTGCATTTACTGGTGTTTGTTCAGCACAACATGTACCTAGTTACAAGAAGAACAT
This DNA window, taken from Papaver somniferum cultivar HN1 chromosome 3, ASM357369v1, whole genome shotgun sequence, encodes the following:
- the LOC113357349 gene encoding protoheme IX farnesyltransferase, mitochondrial-like, with product MWRRNSLSSKLLYLSNRNHNHNFQYPDSLLRSAVIFNGYGVRAGVSQTQLHSSSGEFPVYSSNSLKSGLHKSDATRALRLLSSSSATAADVVGPSVAATATTATLIKAGDVAEVVRHYGRCYWELSKARLSMLVVATSGAGFVLGSGGAIDIAGLCLTCTATMMVAASANSLNQVFEIKNDAKMKRTARRPLPSGRISLPHATMWATTIGVTGTALLACKANMLTAGLAASTLGLYAFVYTPLKQIHPVNTWVGAVVGAIPPLLGWTAAAGHVSLDAMILPAALYFWQLPHFMALAYLCRNDYATGGFKMISLADPSGWKTSWVSLRNCLYLLPLGYLAYDSGVTSGWFCLESTLLTLFMTAGAVMFVRDRTAKNARRMFHGSLLYLPIFMSGMLFHRVTENQQTLTATTPGLFTSETQAQHGEDDQHIVMQRKGSSIGIQSRAPVAYASIAPFPFLPVPIYADSEL
- the LOC113357350 gene encoding amidase 1-like, whose product is MDKSLEFGAFTQKFLIRPSPTPSPQTLPLNGLTFAVKEIFDVEGYVTGFGNPDWIRTHSVATSTAPAVLSLLSGGATCVGTTVMDEMAYSINGENVHYGTPINPCARDRVPGGSSSGSAVAVAAELVDFSLGTDTGGSVRVPASYCGILGFRPSHGVVSKDGVIPMAQSFDTVGWFARDPKILNRVGRVILQLPDVAPVRPSHFVIPDDCFQLLNIPSNRLTETVIGSVKKLFGSHVLQHKNLGEYVEERVPSLEQFMDKSNKHQGYIPSLIALSAAMRSLQRFEFKNNHKDWVTNVKPHLGPGISERVWEAMRSTDDNIEPCHLVKSEIHGALTALLEDSGVLVIPTVPGPPPKLLTEGGTLETFRVRAFSLLSIAGVSGFCQVSLPLGRYDNLPVSISLIAKHGADGFLLNLVETLYGTLKEQVEIAEKSG